Proteins co-encoded in one Aggregicoccus sp. 17bor-14 genomic window:
- a CDS encoding aminodeoxychorismate/anthranilate synthase component II, producing the protein MILVIDNYDSFTFNLVQLLFTLGAEVQVVRNDEIDAAGVRASGASHLVVSPGPCTPHEAGVSVEAIREAQVPVLGVCLGHQSIGAAFGGQVVRAPEPVHGKSAHIRHGGKGLFEGLSPGFEAARYHSLVVRAEDLPRELEPTAWSEDGLIMGLRHRERPVVGVQFHPESVLTPEGPRLVKNFLEGRL; encoded by the coding sequence GTGATCCTCGTCATCGACAACTACGACTCCTTCACCTTCAACCTCGTGCAGCTGCTCTTCACGCTGGGCGCCGAGGTGCAGGTGGTGCGCAACGACGAGATCGACGCGGCCGGCGTGCGCGCGAGCGGCGCGAGCCACCTCGTGGTCTCTCCCGGCCCCTGCACGCCGCACGAGGCCGGGGTGAGCGTGGAGGCCATCCGCGAGGCGCAGGTGCCAGTGCTCGGAGTGTGCCTCGGGCACCAGTCCATCGGTGCGGCCTTCGGCGGCCAGGTGGTGCGCGCGCCCGAGCCCGTGCACGGGAAGTCCGCGCACATCCGGCACGGCGGGAAGGGGCTCTTCGAGGGCCTGAGCCCCGGCTTCGAGGCGGCGCGCTACCACTCGCTGGTGGTGCGCGCCGAGGACCTGCCCCGGGAGCTCGAGCCCACCGCGTGGAGCGAGGACGGGCTCATCATGGGCCTGCGCCACCGCGAGCGCCCGGTGGTGGGCGTGCAGTTCCATCCGGAGAGCGTGCTCACGCCCGAGGGACCGCGGCTGGTGAAGAACTTCCTCGAGGGGCGGCTGTAG
- a CDS encoding anthranilate synthase component I family protein, which yields MTAQQERARVYRERALKGEAVPVSRELPADLDTPLSTYLKLGGGHERGFVLESCVGGERFGRYSYVGTSPSGRVRLDSKGATLIRGGREERREGAPLEVLRALWREHAVATLPGEAPFVGGLVGYLGYNCASWFERHVPDRHPHTLAFPDSEWMLQDAFVTLDSRAQTLKVTALARPAQHASAEGALRAAEGQVEELVARLRRPLPEEAYRAAGGVAGAEGAQATWDRPGFEAAVARAQEYIRAGDCMQVVLARRFEARGAPRPLALYRALRRVNPSPYLFLVELGEPRGEARALVGASPELLVQVRDGDVVVRPIAGTRRRGASEAEDRALEGELLADPKERAEHTMLVDLGRNDVGRVAAPGSVRVEELMTVERYSHVMHIVSQVRGRLGEGKDALDALACAFPAGTVSGAPKIRAMQIIDELEPIRRGPYAGAVGYLSFGGTLDLAIALRTFFVEGTRAMWTAGAGIVADSVPSHEADETEHKAGALAAALRLAREEEGA from the coding sequence ATGACAGCGCAGCAGGAGCGCGCGCGGGTGTACCGCGAGCGCGCATTGAAGGGCGAGGCCGTTCCCGTGTCCCGGGAGCTGCCCGCAGACCTGGACACCCCCCTCTCCACCTACCTGAAGCTGGGCGGAGGCCACGAGCGCGGCTTCGTGCTCGAGAGCTGCGTGGGCGGCGAGCGCTTCGGCCGCTACAGCTACGTGGGCACCTCGCCCTCGGGGCGCGTGCGGCTGGATTCGAAGGGCGCCACGTTGATCCGCGGAGGCCGCGAGGAGCGGCGCGAGGGCGCACCGCTCGAGGTGCTGCGCGCTCTCTGGCGCGAGCACGCGGTGGCGACGCTGCCGGGCGAGGCCCCCTTCGTGGGCGGGCTCGTGGGCTACCTCGGCTACAACTGCGCCTCGTGGTTCGAGCGCCACGTGCCGGACCGCCACCCCCACACGCTCGCCTTCCCCGACTCCGAGTGGATGCTGCAGGACGCCTTCGTCACGCTCGACTCGCGCGCGCAGACGCTCAAGGTCACGGCGCTCGCGAGGCCCGCGCAGCATGCGAGCGCGGAGGGGGCGCTGCGGGCCGCCGAGGGACAGGTGGAGGAGCTGGTGGCGCGCCTGCGCCGGCCGCTGCCGGAGGAGGCCTATCGCGCCGCGGGCGGAGTCGCGGGCGCGGAGGGAGCGCAGGCGACGTGGGACCGGCCGGGCTTCGAGGCCGCGGTGGCGCGCGCGCAGGAGTACATCCGCGCGGGCGACTGCATGCAGGTGGTGCTCGCGCGGCGCTTCGAGGCGCGCGGGGCGCCGCGCCCGCTCGCGCTCTACCGCGCGCTGCGGCGGGTGAACCCGTCCCCGTACCTGTTCCTCGTCGAGCTCGGGGAGCCGCGCGGTGAGGCGCGGGCGCTGGTGGGCGCCTCGCCCGAGCTGCTGGTGCAGGTGCGCGACGGCGACGTGGTGGTGCGCCCCATCGCCGGCACGCGGCGGCGGGGCGCGAGCGAGGCGGAGGACCGGGCGCTCGAGGGCGAGCTGCTCGCGGACCCGAAGGAGCGCGCCGAGCACACCATGCTCGTGGACCTGGGGCGCAACGACGTGGGCCGCGTGGCCGCGCCGGGCAGCGTGCGTGTGGAAGAGCTCATGACGGTGGAGCGCTACAGCCACGTGATGCACATCGTGAGTCAGGTGCGCGGGCGGCTGGGCGAGGGGAAGGATGCGCTCGATGCGCTCGCGTGCGCCTTCCCCGCGGGCACGGTGTCCGGTGCGCCGAAGATCCGCGCGATGCAGATCATCGACGAGCTGGAGCCCATTCGTCGTGGCCCCTACGCGGGCGCCGTGGGCTACCTCTCCTTTGGCGGGACGCTGGACCTGGCCATCGCGCTGCGCACCTTCTTCGTGGAGGGCACGCGCGCGATGTGGACCGCCGGCGCGGGCATCGTCGCGGACTCGGTGCCCTCGCACGAGGCGGACGAGACCGAGCACAAGGCAGGAGCGCTCGCGGCCGCGCTGCGGCTCGCGCGCGAGGAGGAGGGCGCGTGA
- a CDS encoding thioredoxin family protein translates to MRSALLPLLLLATAPACTAARVQAPEAPVETAAHALPFVVDDAERALAAAKAQGVPLFVDLWAPWCRPCLAMRANVFTDAALARYGRRFVWLELNTELAQNAAFLEEYPFDVLPTLTVLDPRSGKVLVRSPGSATVTQVAALLESGERAYWGPGAGLEAELARADALLGAGHVAEAVDAYARTLQLAPPDWERRGRALESLLSAQGRAGAHEACARTAQSELARLERSPRWAAVAASGLGCALETKDAGLQGALEARVREALAPPLIELVPEDRSALHQSLVRARRTASDAPGVRAAAEAWLGFLEQEAARAPTAEARAALDSHRVSAAVALGAPERAVAALEQSERDLPGDPNTSTRLAGLYHAQGRLADAIAASGRAVTKVQGPRRLRVLRDRATLLEMAGRRAEAIRTLEEALTYAEDLSRVQVPTRTRDALERQLRALRSEPAPEH, encoded by the coding sequence ATGCGCTCCGCACTGCTCCCGCTGCTGCTGCTCGCCACTGCACCCGCCTGCACCGCGGCGCGCGTGCAGGCCCCGGAGGCACCGGTCGAGACAGCCGCCCACGCGCTGCCCTTCGTGGTGGACGACGCGGAGCGGGCGCTCGCGGCGGCGAAGGCCCAGGGGGTGCCGCTCTTCGTGGACCTGTGGGCGCCCTGGTGCCGCCCCTGCCTCGCGATGCGCGCGAACGTGTTCACGGACGCGGCGCTCGCGCGCTACGGACGGCGCTTCGTGTGGCTCGAGCTGAACACCGAGCTGGCGCAGAACGCGGCCTTCCTGGAGGAGTACCCCTTCGACGTGCTGCCCACCCTCACGGTGCTCGACCCCCGCAGCGGCAAGGTGCTGGTGCGCTCGCCCGGCAGCGCCACGGTGACGCAGGTCGCCGCGCTCCTGGAGAGCGGCGAGCGCGCCTACTGGGGCCCGGGCGCAGGCCTCGAGGCCGAGCTCGCGCGCGCCGATGCGCTGCTCGGGGCGGGCCACGTCGCGGAGGCCGTGGACGCCTACGCCCGCACGCTGCAGCTCGCCCCTCCCGACTGGGAGCGGCGCGGCCGCGCGCTGGAGTCGCTGCTCTCCGCGCAGGGCCGTGCAGGCGCCCACGAGGCCTGTGCGCGCACGGCCCAGTCGGAGCTCGCGCGCCTGGAGCGCTCGCCCCGGTGGGCGGCCGTCGCGGCGAGCGGGCTCGGCTGCGCACTGGAGACGAAGGACGCGGGCCTCCAGGGCGCGCTCGAGGCCCGGGTGCGCGAGGCGCTCGCCCCGCCCCTCATCGAGCTGGTGCCGGAGGACCGCTCCGCCCTCCACCAGTCGCTCGTGCGCGCGCGCCGCACGGCGAGCGACGCGCCCGGCGTGCGCGCGGCGGCGGAGGCGTGGCTCGGCTTCCTCGAGCAGGAGGCGGCGCGCGCGCCCACCGCCGAGGCGCGCGCCGCCCTCGACTCGCACCGGGTGAGCGCCGCGGTGGCGCTCGGCGCGCCGGAGCGCGCCGTGGCGGCCCTCGAGCAGAGCGAGCGCGACCTTCCCGGCGACCCGAACACGTCGACGCGGCTCGCGGGGCTCTACCACGCGCAGGGCCGGCTGGCGGACGCCATTGCGGCGAGCGGCCGCGCCGTGACGAAGGTGCAGGGCCCACGGCGGCTGCGGGTGCTCCGGGACCGTGCCACCCTCCTGGAGATGGCGGGACGGCGCGCCGAGGCCATCCGCACCCTCGAGGAGGCGCTCACGTACGCGGAGGACCTCAGCCGGGTGCAGGTGCCCACGCGCACGCGCGATGCCCTGGAGAGGCAGCTGAGGGCGCTGCGCAGCGAGCCGGCCCCGGAGCACTGA
- a CDS encoding peptidylprolyl isomerase has product MRPLSPALLALLLALSTAALAAAPKKKAKAPEAKASPVRVVLQTEKGEIELQLDAARAPQTVRNFLAYVDAGLYDGGLFHRTVKPDNQPNSAVKIEVIQGGTDPAREAELLPPIPLERTRVTGLKHLDGTLSMARGAPDSAQADFFICLGAQPELDFGGKRNPDGQGFAAFGKVVKGMDVVRAIQQAPASGQQLTPPVRILRAARKP; this is encoded by the coding sequence ATGAGACCCCTCTCCCCTGCCCTCCTCGCCCTACTGCTCGCGCTCTCCACCGCTGCCCTCGCTGCCGCGCCGAAGAAGAAGGCCAAAGCCCCGGAAGCCAAGGCCTCCCCGGTGCGGGTGGTACTCCAGACCGAGAAGGGTGAAATCGAGCTGCAGCTCGACGCGGCGCGCGCGCCGCAGACGGTGCGCAACTTCCTCGCCTACGTGGACGCGGGCCTCTACGACGGCGGGCTCTTCCACCGCACGGTGAAGCCCGACAACCAGCCGAACAGCGCGGTGAAGATCGAGGTCATCCAGGGCGGCACCGACCCGGCCCGCGAGGCCGAGCTGCTCCCCCCGATTCCCCTGGAGCGCACGCGGGTAACGGGACTCAAGCACCTGGACGGTACGCTCTCCATGGCGCGCGGTGCGCCCGACAGCGCCCAGGCGGACTTCTTCATCTGCCTCGGCGCTCAGCCCGAGCTCGACTTCGGCGGCAAGCGCAACCCGGACGGCCAGGGCTTCGCGGCCTTCGGCAAGGTCGTGAAGGGCATGGACGTGGTGCGCGCCATCCAGCAGGCCCCTGCGAGCGGGCAGCAGCTCACCCCACCCGTCCGCATCCTGCGCGCGGCGCGAAAGCCGTAG